GTGACAACTGAAGAAAATGAATGTGTCAAATCGTTGCAAGCAACTTGACTTGGCGAAAGCAGTAAACTTAGCATAGATCGTCTTTCAGATCTGACAGCCAATGAAGCGGGACATGACGGGAGGCCAAATTGCTGTCCAGAATATGAATAGCAGCTACGCAACAATTAGTTGTATTGCAATTTGTTAAGCCATTTAATTATTAAGTTTTCTAAATTCAAATTGTTTATaccttatattatgtattattttaaattatagttgTTAAGCCTAGTTTGCTTCGTTCCTGCAGTCGGGTTAATGACAGTGTGTAATACATACTTCTCTGTTGTAAgtattaaagctttgttttttaaCGGTTAATGTGggcttatttttaaaatcttgattcccaatcacaagcaacattTCAGATGTTCCATCGCGTCGTATTTTATCAAATaactttgcgttgcgtctttaGAGTTATCTATAGAGGTGAAGTATCGCATTAGAAGAATGTAATATCAGGGGTACCCCAGGGGTCAGCTCTTGGCTctcttttgtttatattgtatgtgAGTTATCTTGAATATGGTATAGAATCTTAAATTTTTCAATTTGCAGATGACAATACCATTTCAAGACCTATCCATGAATTAGAAAACTGTATAAAGTTACAGAGTGATTTAAATAAGATTTATGAATGGTCCGATGATGTAAGATGTAGTAAAGCAATGTCTTGGATGGCAATGCTAAAACTTTAATAAGCACTAATATTACCTGTTATGACTTTATACTGTTGTTGTATGTGGGCACCTACTGAAATATCTCATATGTATAGACTTGAAAGGGTACAGAGAAAGACCACtagaataattatgtacagaaaagaaagaaattggGACATTTCATATTTGTACAGGTTAAAGACcctaaatatttttataataatgatggagtaagagcagttttctgtttgggctcatgcctattacttgctcctggcaagataaAATGTAAAACGTACTCTTAAGAACTTTtgcctaataaatattattattattatcataattattattattatcatagttCGCATTAAATCTATAAAAGCAGAAATAAAGAATGAGATAAAAAgagcaaaatatttatttaaaggaaaGCTTGAAAATTCCATGGAATCTGGAGATGCCAAGGCGGCCTGGAATTGTATGAATATTATGTCTGGTGTTAAAGCAAAAAAGAAGACGGACCTTTTGCTATACAGTGACGGTGATAAATTTGTTAATGACCTAAACAAGCACTTTGCGCGATTTGAGAATGCCAGTCCTACCAATTGTACCAATCTGACTTCAAATATTATTACTAGCGAACAAGTTAAGATTCAGCCTTGGAAAATTGAAAAGTTGTTCAAAAAAGTGAAACGAAATAAAGCAAGTGGTCCTGATAACATTAGCGGCTGTATTCTGAGGACATGTGCCCATGAACTGTCTATTCCTTTTACCAAACTGTTTCAACTGTCGTTAGATAATCATATTGTACCATCGGTCTGGAAAGATGCATCTATTATTCCAGTACCCAAAATTCCAAACCCTAAGATTTTGAATGACTACCGCCCAATAGCCTTAACCTCGATAGtgatgaaatgttttgaaaaatttATGTGTAACTCAATTATTACTCCCTTATCCCATTTAATTGATCCCTATCAGTTTGCATACCAATCATGCAGATCTGTCGATGATGCGATACTAACTCTTACCCAACTGCTAAACCAGCATACAAATAACTTAAGTTGTTATGCGAGAGTTACCTTTGCTGACTTCTCCTCAGCATTTAATACCCTTAATCCTGCCATCTTAATAGATAAGTTGATTAAGCTAGAGGTGAACCCATCCATAATTAAATGGATTGAAAGTTTCTTATGCAATCGAACACAGAAGGTATCTCTTGGTAACTATAAGTCGAGTGTGATCAACACAAATATAGGATCACCCCAAGGATGTGTGTTAAGCCCCctcctatttattttatataccaaTGACTGTAAGTCAACTTCTAGTagcatacattatttaaaatacgcGGATGACACCGCCATTGTTGGCCTATTAAAAAACAGAGCTAGTGAAACTGAATATCATGATGAAATCATTGCTTTTTCGAATTGGTGTAAGGCAAATTGCCTCTTACTAAACGAAAAGAAAACCAAAgaagtaataattgattttcgaaaaaaatgtaCTGCTCTGGCTCccctaaaaattaataatcaggAAATTGAATCTGTTGAAAGCTACAAATACCTAGGTGTGACTGTTGATAACAAATTTAGCTGGGAGAAACACtgtaaaaatactataaaaaaaaggaaatacacGACTGTTCTTTCTCAGAAAACTGAGAAATTATGGGGTAGATAGAactgtattaaatttattttactcttCGATTGTTGAGAGTGTGCTCACTTTCTGTTGTGTTGCCTGGTTCTGTGGATGTAGAACAGAAGAAAAAACCAGATTACaacgaatattaaataaagtagGTAGGATCACAGGATCTAGACATAATTTCGATGACCTTTGCAACAAAATCATAAGAAATAAGGCTATGAAAATATGCGACGACTCAAACCAccctttaaataaacattatgttAAAATGAGATCAAAAAGACTAAATGTGCTGAGATCGTGCAATAGTAGGGTTATGcgatattttaattcttttgttcCGTATTCTATTAGACTGTTAAATTATTttgcataatttttgaaatttttgatGTATTGcagctttttattttttatttagtcaaTTGTAGTCTTATGTTCATACTTGTAcattgttaaatataatatagtgtttttaaatattgtaattaattttttttatatgaaacgtttttatatattttttgtacaattttgtgaaaagcactcaaaatattttcctatgtggacgaaataaagttatcaaattatcaaattattaaacaattttcagAATATTTCTAATGCcggtaaatattattttacaggGTCACGGAGCAAACCTCGGACGATCACAAGGAATCTACATTCAAAAGATGGTGTATCTATCAATAATTGCGTCACTCATTTGTAGTGCGATACTTATACAAGTTGACTATTTTGTGCTTATTTTGAACAAAGAACCAGATGTAATTATGTAAGTTATAGCTTTTTAAATCAATATAGGTCTActttaataactttattaatcattttaaatacgATTGTGATGGCGCTAGTCACACTCCGTTATGCATGAGTAATTAATGAATGACGTAATGCATAAATTGGCATATATAGGCTTATGAGTAAGCATTGTACAACGAAGTCTTGAAGAATGCGTTATGCTTATTGTAAGAAGCTAGACTAGATGTTGTAAATTAAGTACGAATGGCAATACGGATTCAGCTGAACAGAATTACCTTACAGTTATAAAAATTTTAGTGATAATTTTCAATCacttaaaattgtatatttgtCTTTGCTATTAGATTGGTGGATATTTTCGTACGGACATTTATCCCAGGTACACTTGTAAGTGACGCTtgttataatagtaataataataataatacaatatattatttgcataattaatGAGTTCACACGTGGACCTTTCGACTACATACTTCTCTCATAAAGATTGGTTCcaactagcgacgcaacgtaacgcaatctacgccaCGTAGGAAAATGCcattctaataattgtgtttgcccccgcctgcgtgaaatcaaacttgcgatgtttgcagcactattgcgtccacttgtgattacgcaatacagcactttgcgtcaatacgtcgctgcgttgcgttctagtaggAACTACGTTTGAGAGTCACGCCATGTCAGTGCAGCGACAGTGACTGTGCCTAAACTAGAACAACGCGGTCATTACCATGAAGCGAGTGAGTCTCGAATCCTTTATGAGATAACCCTTATTACGTCGGTACATTTGTAGGcatacagttcagtttagtcTCCTAACCCTGATAGGGTTTTGTTGAGGCACCACTGGTGACTTTTTGTCAATCCTCATCCATCGATCTCTGTCCCCTGTAGCTCTTTGTGAGTCAACAAAGGTCAAACCTGTCCATTCCTTGATGTTGTCTTCCCATTTTTTTCTCTGTCTGCCTCTTCTTTTCCCTTCTGGTACGGTACCCTGTAGGATGGTATTGGCCAGCCCACTATATCTCGACACGTGTCCGTACCACTCCAGCCTCCTACTTTTCACAATCGATAGCAGGTAGTCATACACTATGATAAGAAATAGAGTGGTTTTAATTTACTTCTACGTGTTAATGTCTGGTGGGAAGAGCCACTTATTTCTATTCAATTTCATTGCTTAATACAAGATATAATGTATCTCGTTTATTTTATAAGAATTTAAGCGTAATACTTTTGTGTTGGTGTATGTTGATTGTAGGCTGCGTTTTTGACATTTGGTCTTAGTCGAACATTACAGTGCAGGAATAAAATGGCCGTCACGGCAGTAGCAGCTACCATCAGTTTAGGTTCTGATGTGTTACTTAATTATATGCTAGTGTATGTGCTGGACATGGGATTCAGGTAAGTGTACAgcaaaattataacatttacattttagGCCTATTAATGTTTGTAGAATATATAGACGAAATGTACCACGAAATTAAGTTGACGCATGCGTACACTTTTATTATagtgcaaataataataaacattctcTTGATATAGAGGATCGGCTATTGCTGTGGTTGTGGCACAATACATTAATTGTATCATATTAGCAGTATATGTATACAAGTACGAAGATCTTGAGTGTAAGTCTATTATTTTCACTTAGCTAAATGGGGCGTGTAGTTTATCTAACTATTTTGAAGGTATTTGAAGTATAAGTATGGCACGCCATGTTTgtcaacattattttcttcttaCGAATCACTAAGATTTATCATCTCTTGTTCGTAAtttcaactattaaaaaaaattgtatcaaCAGTTTTTTCTCTCAAATCTTTGGAGAACTGGGGTGAATTTTTCTCAATCGCCGTACACGGATGTCTTACACTCGAAATAATGCAGTTTGCCATTGTGATTTCTTATATACTAGCAGGTATTGTAATTTTAACAACATTTGGTCAACATTTTTGTTGATTGTGTCCGTCCGTTCAAAAAGATGGTGTATCTATCAATAATTGCGTCACTCCTTTGTAATGCGATACTTATACAAGTTGACTATTTTGTGCTTATTTTGAACAAAGAACCAGATGTAATTATGTAAGTTATAGCTTTTTAAATCAATATAGGTCTACTTTAACAactttattaatcattttaaatacgattgtgatggcgctagttacacTCCGTTATGCATGAGTAATAATGAATGATGTAATGCATAAATGGGCATAAGCATTGTACAACGAAGTCCGGTAATGCGTTATGCTAATTGTAACAAGCTAGCTTCAGGGCATATTTATCGTAAACTTTTGTGGAAGGAGCAGGAAACTTTCCCGAGTTCCTTAGCAGAATGGACATTTTTAGTATACTTATTTTTATAGGACAATTTGGCGCTCTTGGAATTGCAGTTGTGGGTGCTTTTGACATACTTGCAGTGTATGTTTATATCGTAAGTATGGTTCTtgttaacaataaataattataagtcAAACAGATTCCATAGTTCAACATGTACATTCTAGTATAGAAATCGGCTTCGCTTCGGTTACTCATGGAAAATTCTTATTCATacatcattcattatttgtttttacacaCCTACTGTTCTAAACTGAGTTCTAAGTCATCGTCCACGACTAGGCCGGCAAGCAATGTCACTCACAAAGGCAGAGTTGACACGGAGTAGAACGTCGTAGACGGTGCGCTAGCTCCACAGGCGACAACCTCGCGTGGCACATTTTTACAAAAGTGATCGTTTATTAGTGCAAGATAATAAACGGCACGTGATGCATAATTAACCAATAAAATGGCAATTATACACGTAGGTACACTCGTCCTTTTTATTACAATTTCTACTATATTTCAGCTTTTAATAGGACTAAGCAGTTCCGTAACAATTTTAGTTGGTCAATACTTGGGAAAAAACGATGTCAAAAATGCGAAAATCACTGTGAAGGCAGCGTTCATTTTTCTATGTAAGTCAAACAGAGAAAGGAAATTCTTGATGGGACCTTAATCGATGGGGCGTAATCCCTCACCATACATAATATAAGTTACTGATAATGTACGCCTACGGTATGTTCTATGATGGGTCAGTAAAAGTAAAGGTAAAATTACCTGGTATGATTGTAAGTAAAAGAAACATGTTGTagtattttcataatttattaagTGTTTATAAACCTAGACTGTGGCACACCCATTGAAACGAATGATAGTTTGGTCCTGAAGGGGAATGATATTCTGTATTTTTGTAAACAAGAATATTATATTTCTGTGTTTTAGTTGGCGTTGCTGTCGTTGTTGGTCTTCCTCTCCTCTTCTTACGAGATTATGCTGGATATATTTACACCGATGATAGGTATGCATGCAAATTAATAAGATACACCTGTTTAAAACGAAAACATTCGATAAACGAATAACAGTTGGTTTGACAAATTTCTCAAAAAAGAAAAACTGTCAGACATTTCAGGACAAAGAAAATCGTCCTCAGAATTGTGAATTTTCCACAATTTACGAATTGATCGATTCACAAGCGACAGTTGAACTAAacaatcgcttgtgattggtcaattcacttgcgttgcgttacgtccttgtgttgcgtcgctagtgggaaccacgctttattggTCATTTACTTGGGTTGCGGCTCACGTCACTGGTGACTGGAAATAAAATCTACCTAActttgtaaatatttaacattaaaaatgaattgttaTACAAAGTAGgacatttttaatataattcaaTTCTTTTCCTTATTTATAGTGAAATAATAGCGACATTTTCAAAGATAATACCTTTATCTGTGGTAATGGTTTTCTCGGTAACAATCGAAGTAAGTTTTCTTTTGTTAACAATATATTTCTATAAGATGCGTCTGGCGTTAGACTTCGTCGATGGTTATGTCCACCCTTATGTCCGTAGGCAAgactttacttacattttccAATCTCTACCTATGAGAATGGGTACATGTTAGGATCAAACACAATTGCGctgattaatataataatatcctggatttatatagcgcctaatgttgcgAAACCTctacattattaccccagtcattttttcctgatcaaacacgtatgaaaacatactcccataatgcagctagtaatcagcggaaagttgtgtcttgatctaaccgggttcccaaATATATAGCTGGGTGGAGAGAgacaaacgtaagtaaagtatcttgcctaaggatacggCAAGAGTTGGTTTCGAACCTCGTTAGTATTCGAACATTCAATACACTGCCCACTAGCTGGAATATcatgggagtatgtttctatAGGTTTACATGCTCTGAAGCATTGTGCATTTAGCGCTATTGTTCGTGTGTGCTCCAACCTTTATTAGCAATACGCCATTTTAACATGCATTCATGGAAATCTTCTTCTTTTCTCATTCTATCAGGGAATTAACAAGGCAATATTACAAGCTATTGGTAGACAGAATATTGGGACTGTTACCAGCCTGATTTCTCATTCATGTGGACTCGCACTGTCTGTTTTGTTTGCATTTAAATTAGATTGGAAAGCAATAggtatcgtcatcatcatcatcattgttttaACCATTGTCCTTACAGCTcaacataatcatcatcattatcttcataCTTATCGTCATTATCATTTTATCGTTGTCGTCTTTGCGACAGCaccatcatcgtcgtcgtcgtcatcatcattatcatcatcattattctt
This region of Antedon mediterranea chromosome 8, ecAntMedi1.1, whole genome shotgun sequence genomic DNA includes:
- the LOC140056476 gene encoding multidrug and toxin extrusion protein 1-like; this encodes MAEKEDTDRLETFTFSAFRNAVKDIINVGCILTFSICLEYLMLTVSVLFCSRFGQNEMAAVTLAQALLSLVCFVPAVGLMTVCNTYFSVGHGANLGRSQGIYIQKMVYLSIIASLICSAILIQVDYFVLILNKEPDVIILVDIFVRTFIPGTLAAFLTFGLSRTLQCRNKMAVTAVAATISLGSDVLLNYMLVYVLDMGFRGSAIAVVVAQYINCIILAVYVYKYEDLEFFSLKSLENWGEFFSIAVHGCLTLEIMQFAIVISYILAGQFGALGIAVVGAFDILAVYVYILLIGLSSSVTILVGQYLGKNDVKNAKITVKAAFIFLFGVAVVVGLPLLFLRDYAGYIYTDDSEIIATFSKIIPLSVVMVFSVTIEGINKAILQAIGRQNIGTVTSLISHSCGLALSVLFAFKLDWKAIGLCAGIIFGTVIEACILLVVLMNIDFTQEAELALERCRVSEEEYSEIVDDEVPNGMQLNSVQSKEKLQSDGEEESRSLIANTKYRLSKTTIIIRTLNFTIPIFIFLSSLFIYLF